In Micromonospora purpureochromogenes, a single window of DNA contains:
- a CDS encoding GNAT family N-acetyltransferase encodes MAVLHAAGAPLTTSGYTLLIADDPTQVAAAQRLRHEVFATELGATLRPGGAGLDVDDLDTHCDHLIVREERTGAVVGTYRLLPPGRTDRRYAESEFDLTCLDPLRDVLVEAGRSCVHPDHRSGAVINLMWAGITRYLHLRGSRWLGGCASVPVGDGGRSAAEVWARARARHLAPPLLRVRPLRPWFAEPGAVALDTAEGGAAGQVLIPPLLRGYLRLGAWVAGEPAYDPDFGVADFYVLFSLDRMNPRYLRHFLGGAQE; translated from the coding sequence GGCCGTTCTGCACGCCGCTGGCGCACCCCTTACGACCAGCGGATACACCCTGCTCATCGCCGACGACCCCACCCAGGTCGCGGCCGCGCAACGCCTGCGCCACGAGGTCTTCGCCACCGAGCTGGGCGCGACCCTGCGCCCCGGCGGGGCCGGGCTGGACGTCGACGACCTCGACACCCACTGCGACCACCTGATCGTGCGCGAGGAGCGCACCGGCGCGGTGGTCGGCACGTACCGGCTGCTGCCGCCGGGACGCACCGACCGCCGGTACGCCGAGAGCGAGTTCGACCTGACCTGCCTGGACCCGCTGCGCGACGTCCTGGTGGAGGCCGGGCGCTCCTGCGTCCACCCCGACCACCGCTCGGGTGCCGTGATCAACCTGATGTGGGCGGGCATCACCCGCTACCTGCACCTGCGTGGCTCCCGCTGGCTGGGTGGCTGCGCCTCGGTGCCGGTGGGCGACGGGGGCCGGTCCGCCGCCGAGGTGTGGGCCCGGGCGCGCGCCCGGCACCTGGCCCCGCCGCTGCTGCGGGTCCGTCCGCTGCGGCCCTGGTTCGCCGAGCCGGGGGCGGTCGCGCTGGACACCGCCGAGGGCGGCGCCGCCGGGCAGGTGCTGATCCCGCCGCTGCTGCGCGGCTACCTCCGGCTGGGCGCCTGGGTCGCCGGGGAGCCGGCGTACGACCCGGACTTCGGGGTGGCCGACTTCTACGTGCTCTTCTCCCTGGACCGGATGAACCCGCGCTACCTGCGGCACTTCCTGGGCGGGGCGCAGGAGTGA